Within Alteribacter lacisalsi, the genomic segment ATTCGTTAAGAGCCGATAAATACGCGGATAAGAAAATGGCATTAAAAAGGGCATATCCCTGATACGTTGGAATATGCCCGTTCATTCCTATAGGAATCGAGTTGGATTACAGACGTACAACGTTTGCTGCTTGTGGACCGCGGTCGCCTTCAACGATTTCAAATTCAACTTCTTGACCTTCTTCAAGAGTTTTGAAACCTTCAGCATTGATCGCAGAGAAGTGTACGAAAACGTCGTCTCCGTCTTCACGCTCGATGAAACCGAAACCTTTTTCTGAGTTAAACCATTTTACTTTACCTGTCATAATGACGGCCTCCTTTAGAGAAAAGAAAATTCGTGAAAACTGAATACCGTAAAACCATATTTCCAAAATCCTTAAGAGGCCGGAAAAAATGTTTTTCGATGTTCAAGATTTTCAATCCTCTTTACTATATCATGCAGGTACGGGAAAAGCAAATTACACAAGGGTAAAAGTGCGTATTGCCACTTTGTGCCCATTCGTCAGGAAGGATTTGTGAGTGCTCTCTTTATGACTTCCTCCCGGTCGTCTGTGTGACTAAGGGGATGGCTGGCTTATCGCAGGTTGTTCATGCCGAGGCCGCGTATGGGGGGGGGGGGCGGACTATTCCTGCACTCCTATAGCTTCAATCTCAATAAGCGCTCCTTTAGGCAGCTTAGCGACCTCAACCGCACTTCTGGACGGATACGGCTCTTCCAGGTAAGACGCATA encodes:
- a CDS encoding cold shock domain-containing protein, with product MMTGKVKWFNSEKGFGFIEREDGDDVFVHFSAINAEGFKTLEEGQEVEFEIVEGDRGPQAANVVRL